In one window of Dokdonia sp. PRO95 DNA:
- a CDS encoding two-component regulator propeller domain-containing protein, translated as MTFGRITLIVFSIVLLLSISCKEAIQTPVIDEAPHFALSDTTSATKTIMGPTVIDLAPPPLSQFIRRIFQDSQGSLWMGTNGDGVIRYNGTSVDYFSLDESFNGEAVRAILEDKNGTIWFGTNRGLVSYDLNATTSRSKPTFKNYAEAQGLTANNIWSMLLDSKGTLWIGALSGINTYDGTTFTPFPLPETSVDNSRGVSSTTIVHSIMEDTKGQLWFASNGGAFIWDGNTLDTLSTKDGLAGNNVNDMLEDRTGNIWFATHHKGVSRYDGTKFTNFTTDGAITGEEVWSLFEDSKGNIWFPAENAGVYKYDGNSFTNYNENDGLQSNAIQTIYEDATGTIWLGGYQGLSRLKGDKIIPVTESGPWKD; from the coding sequence ATGACTTTCGGCAGAATTACTTTGATTGTATTTTCTATAGTGCTACTGCTTAGCATTTCTTGTAAAGAAGCTATACAAACCCCTGTTATAGATGAAGCTCCCCATTTCGCCTTGAGCGATACGACCTCAGCTACTAAAACAATAATGGGACCTACTGTAATTGATTTGGCTCCTCCTCCATTAAGCCAATTTATACGCAGGATCTTTCAAGATTCTCAAGGGAGCTTATGGATGGGAACTAATGGTGATGGCGTGATAAGATATAATGGAACGAGCGTAGACTACTTTTCTTTAGACGAGAGTTTTAATGGCGAGGCAGTGCGAGCAATTCTGGAGGATAAGAATGGTACCATCTGGTTTGGGACCAATCGAGGTCTTGTAAGCTATGATTTGAATGCGACGACATCTCGCAGTAAACCCACTTTTAAAAACTACGCAGAAGCGCAGGGACTTACAGCAAATAATATCTGGAGTATGTTACTAGATTCAAAAGGAACGTTATGGATAGGCGCTTTGAGTGGCATAAACACCTATGACGGAACAACTTTTACTCCTTTCCCGCTACCAGAAACCAGCGTAGATAATTCTCGTGGTGTCTCAAGTACGACCATTGTGCATAGCATAATGGAGGATACAAAAGGACAGCTTTGGTTTGCCTCAAACGGTGGTGCTTTTATATGGGATGGCAATACGCTAGATACCTTGAGCACCAAAGACGGTCTCGCAGGTAATAATGTGAATGATATGCTAGAAGACCGCACAGGCAATATCTGGTTTGCAACACACCATAAAGGCGTGAGCCGTTATGATGGAACTAAGTTTACAAACTTTACTACAGATGGAGCAATTACAGGAGAAGAAGTGTGGAGTCTTTTTGAAGACTCAAAAGGAAACATCTGGTTTCCTGCCGAAAATGCTGGGGTATACAAATACGATGGTAATAGCTTTACCAACTATAATGAGAACGATGGCTTACAAAGCAATGCCATCCAGACCATTTATGAGGATGCTACCGGCACCATCTGGCTAGGTGGATATCAAGGGCTTTCTAGATTAAAAGGTGATAAGATCATACCCGTCACAGAAAGTGGCCCGTGGAAGGATTGA